Sequence from the Arthrobacter pigmenti genome:
GGGCGCCTCGTCGAAACCACGCTCGTCAACGTGCTGATCACTGACGACGGCCGAATCCTCGCCGGCTCCGTCACCCCGGAGCGCTTGCAGGCAGTAGCCGCCGGGCAGTGAGCGGCGGCTCCGACCTCGTCATTGAAACCGAAGGCCTGACCAAAAGGTTGGGTGGCAGAAACGTGGTCAACGGCATCGACCTTGCGGTGCCGCGCGGTTCCGTCTTCGGCTTCCTCGGCCCCAACGGTTCCGGGAAGACAACCACCATAAGGATCCTGCTCGGACTCGCATCCGCGACGTCCGGCGATGTCCGGGTCCTGGATCAAGCCATCCCGCGGGCGCTACCCGAGGTGCTGCCAAGGGTCGGGGCGCTTGTCGAAGGGCCAGGGTTCTACCCGTTTCTCTCCGGCACTGCGAACCTCCTGCGCCTCGACGCCGCCGACCGCTACGTCCCACCCGCAACCCGCCGCCGCCGAGTTGAGCGGGCGCTCGAACGGGTAGGTCTCTCGCAGGCCGCCCGCAAAAAGGTGGGCCGCTACTCGCTCGGGATGAAGCAACGGCTCGGCATCGCGAGCGCGCTGCTCACCCACCGCGAGCTGATCATCCTCGATGAGCCCACCAACGGCCTCGACCCGCAGGGCACCCGCGAAGTCCGTCACCTCATCCGCTCCCTCACCGAAGAGGGAACCACCGTCTTCGTCTCGAGCCACCTGCTCGCCGAGGTGGAACAGATCTGCTCACATGCCGCAGTCCTCAGCGCCGGAGCCCTCGTCGCCCAGGGCAGCCTCGACGACCTCCGCCGAACAGGTGAGCCCCGCGCCCGCATCCTCACCCCCGACACCCGCGAGGCGCGCGCCGTGTTGCGCGGGCTCGGCTTGAAGCCCGACGACGCCACCCCACCTGGGCAGGCCGTCACCGCTCCGTTTCCCGCCGGCATGGCGCCCGATCGAATCGTGCGGGCACTGGTTGAAGCGGACGTCCGGGTCAACGGATTCACACTCGAGCAACCGGGCCTTGAGGACCTGTTCGTCGCGCTCACCGGGGAAGGATTCGACGTTGTCCAGTGAGAAGGCGTCAGGTGAGAGGGCATCCGGCGAGGAGGCGCCAAGTGAGGACGCACCCAAGGAGTCCCCACGCGGACGAACGGCGCCGGGTCGCCAAGGATCCGGCTGGCGGTTCATGGGCTCAGAACTCTCGGTGTTGTTCAGGCGCAGGCGCACTTGGGCGCTCCTTGCCGCTCTTGCCGCGATCCCGGTCCTCATTGCAGTGGCGGTACGGCTGTCGTCCGGCCCGTCAAGAGGACGAGGCCCGGCGTTCCTGGACCAGGTCAGCCAGAACGGCCTGTTCGTCGCCGTCGTCGCAACCATTGTGGCCATTCCGCTGTTCCTGCCGTTGACCGTCGGCGTGGTTGCCGGTGACACGATCGCAGGAGAAGCCAGCACGGGCACGCTGCGGTACCTGTTGATGGCGCCGGTGGCACGGGGCCGCCTGCTCGCGGTGAAGTACGTTGCCGCCGTCGCCTTCTGTCTTGCAGCGACGCTAACGGTTGCCATGGCGGGCGTTCTGATAGGTGCGCTGTTGTTCCCGGTCGGGCCGGTGACGCTGCTGTCAGGGACAACAATCGGCGTGCCGGAAGCGCTCCTGCGTGTTGCGCTGGTGTCGCTCTACGTGACCCTTTCGCTGACGGGACTCGCCGCCGTCGGGCTCTTCCTGTCCACCCTTACGGACGTGCCGGTGGGGGCGATGGCCGCAACAGTGGTGGCCGCCGTCGTCAGTCAGGTGTTGGGACAACTTCCACAGCTGGAGTGGCTCCACCCCTGGCTTCTCAGTCAGTACTGGCTCGGCTTCGCGGACCTGTTGAGGGACCCGATCGTGTGGGACTCCTTCCTGGCCAACGCATTGCTTCAGGCGGGCTACGCGTTGGTTTTCGGGGCGCTGGCGTACGGCCGCTTTTCGACGAAGGACGTACTCGCGTAGGGCTCAGGCGATAGGGATCAACGCTCAGACCAGCGCTTTATCCAGGGCGGAAACTGCTACGTCATGTGAAGCGTGGTCATAGCGGAAGGTGACCACGCCGCCGTCGTGCCTTAGCTCGTGGTTAGCCCCGTCACGAACACCAAACGCACCGTAGTTTTCAGCCCAGGAGCGGTTCAGCGCCACCTTGTACAGAAAAAAGCCCGCCGGCAGTTCAACCGTCAACTCCCACTGCTGCGAGACCGGGCTATAGGCCATCTGCACCTCGGGCGCCGCCGGATCCCAAGTCTTACCTCCCAGCAGCTGCCCGAAGTCCCCCGCGACGGCAACGGCCGACGGCGCTGCGGCCACCCGCGCCCCCTCGGCTGTGATCGCCCAGCCTCCACGGCCCTTGACGATCAGTCCGTCCTTCACCAACTTCGCGGTCGCCGCCGAAAGCCGCTTGATACCGCGGGACACCCCGCCGCTCAGCGGTTCACTTTCCCACTCGCTCAGGGGCACGCGCACGACGGCGACGGTCAGGACCTGCTGGCCGCTCACGACGGCGCCGGGCTGCTCAGCGAGCACCTCCAGCACTGTCTTCAAACGGCCGGTGGTGTTGTCTTGGTTGTTCTGCGGATTCATGGTGGACCTCCCGGTAGGCTGCGACACCAGAATTCTGACAGCGGAAGGCGCCGATCCCGTGAAGCGGCGCGACGACGACGTGCAATGTGTCAGACCGTTACTCGGTATTTCTCATCCGTTCCTCATAATCCTGGACTACGCTGACCCGGGACGCAGCTCAGGGAGGATGCACGTTGCAGCAGGAAATCACCGATTCGCCGCCAGCCGGCACCGTACCGGAGTCGAGCTGGGAGCGCATCCGCTTCGGCCGGACAGCACTGCTGCTTGGCATTCCTGTGGTGGTGCTGAGCCTGGCCAGCGGCTTGCTCTTCCTCGCCCTCGAGAAGTCCACGGCCGAGACTTTCGACGACATTCACTTCTGGTTCTACTTCTTCGACGTCGGCCGCGAAATCAACGTCCCCACCTGGTTCAGTTCGGGACTCTGGATCGTCGCCGGCGTCATGGCGGGGTTTTTCTCCCGCCGCGCCACAGCGCACCGGCGCTCCTGGCTGCTGTTCGCCGTCGTCTGCGTGATTTTTTCGATCGACGAGATGCTTGAACTGCACGAGCGCCTCGATGTCATCGGCTACGAACTGGCGGCCTTCCTTCCGTTCGACCTCGGTTTCGTGTGGGTTATTCCGGGCGGGCTGATCGCGCTGGTCATCGTCCTCGCGCTGACGCGGCTGGTGTTCTCCCTACCGAAGGGTGTGCGCAACGGGCTGATCCTGGCGGGCGTGGTGTTCGTGGTTGGAGGCATGGGGGTCGAGACGCTCGCCGGCCTGACCGTCGCGGCGAACGGCCTCACTCCGCAGTTCTTCGTCCTCACGCTCATTGAGGAGACCTGCGAGATGGCCGGAATTGTGCTGTGCGTTGCGGCGCTGGCACACCTCGTGGAGTACAAGAAGCACGACGGCGGCACCGCCTACCGCCTCGCGTCACGCGCAAGCAACTAACCCACAAAACACAGACGCACCCTTTCCAGCCAGTGCTGGGAGGGGTGTGCTCGCGTTTATAACGTTTCCGCAAAACGGAAAAGAAATTTCACGAATCCTATGGTCTAAGTCACAGGGCACTGCTACTCTCGAAGCCTGAAGCCAACGGCGGGCTCTCCAGAAGGGGAGCTATCTACCAGGTGGACCTGCAAATCCATACACCGCAGCAGTCTGGTCGTGAAACACCGCACTATCGTTTGGCGCCTGTAGCTCGAACGACTGCTGCCCCCACTTTGGGAGTACCTTCCTTGACTACCACCACCAAAGAAGAGCAGTTCCTCGCACAGGCCATTTCCCTGGCAACTGACAACGTCCACAATTCGGGCGGCCCGTTTGGCGCCCTGATTGTCGCTCCGGACGGCCGCTCCTTCGACGGCGTCAACCGCGTCACCGCCAACAATGATCCGACGGCGCACGCCGAGGTCATGGCAATCCGTAACGCCTGCGCTTCCCTGGAGACCTTCGACCTCTCGGGCTGCACGCTCTACACGAGCTGCGAACCCTGTCCCCTCTGCCTTTCCGCTGCGCTATGGGCGCGGGTTGGCTCTGTTGTCTTCGCTGCGGACCGGCACGACGCCGCGCAAGCAGGTTTCGACGACGCCGTGTTCTACAACTTCTTCGCCACCCCAGTGGAGGAGCGGGCCATGCCGGTTCGCCAGTACGTGCTGACGGCCGCCGCCCCCACAACCTCCACCGCCCCCTTCGATGCGTGGAGCACCCTCACCGCGCGCGTGGATTACTAAAGGAAACGCACATGTCTACCCTCACGCAGACCGGCGGCCAGCCCGATGGGCCGGCATCACCGCCGCGTAGAGATAAATCCCAGCCGCTCAGTGCGCTGGACAAGTTCTTCAAGATCACCGAGCGTGGTTCAACCCGGGGGCGCGAACTCCGCGGCGGGCTCGTCACGTTCTTCACCATGGCGTACATCGTCATCCTCAACCCGCTGATCCTGGGCGGATTCAGTCCAGACGCCGCGGCGCTCGACGTCGAAGGCGGATGGCTGCAAGCCTCGCAGGTTGCAGCCGTTACCGGCCTGACCGCCGGCGTCATGACCATCATCTTTGGCCTGGTAGCGAACTTGCCTTTCGGCTTCGCTGCCGGACTGGGCATCAACTCGTTCCTCGCGGTGTCAGTCGTAGGCGACGTGACCTGGCCCGAGGCCATGGGCCTGGTGGTCATCAACGGCCTGCTTATTGTCTTCCTCGCTGTGACCGGCGCCCGAACCGCAATCTTCAACGCAGTGCCGCGTCAGCTCAAGGCCGCGATCACCGTCGGTATCGGACTGTTCATCGCCTTTATCGGATTCGTTGACTCCGGCTTTGTCACCGCCACTGCGGGCGGCCCTCCAGTTCAAA
This genomic interval carries:
- a CDS encoding ABC transporter permease, producing the protein MGSELSVLFRRRRTWALLAALAAIPVLIAVAVRLSSGPSRGRGPAFLDQVSQNGLFVAVVATIVAIPLFLPLTVGVVAGDTIAGEASTGTLRYLLMAPVARGRLLAVKYVAAVAFCLAATLTVAMAGVLIGALLFPVGPVTLLSGTTIGVPEALLRVALVSLYVTLSLTGLAAVGLFLSTLTDVPVGAMAATVVAAVVSQVLGQLPQLEWLHPWLLSQYWLGFADLLRDPIVWDSFLANALLQAGYALVFGALAYGRFSTKDVLA
- a CDS encoding nucleoside deaminase — its product is MTTTTKEEQFLAQAISLATDNVHNSGGPFGALIVAPDGRSFDGVNRVTANNDPTAHAEVMAIRNACASLETFDLSGCTLYTSCEPCPLCLSAALWARVGSVVFAADRHDAAQAGFDDAVFYNFFATPVEERAMPVRQYVLTAAAPTTSTAPFDAWSTLTARVDY
- a CDS encoding ATP-binding cassette domain-containing protein, with the translated sequence MSGGSDLVIETEGLTKRLGGRNVVNGIDLAVPRGSVFGFLGPNGSGKTTTIRILLGLASATSGDVRVLDQAIPRALPEVLPRVGALVEGPGFYPFLSGTANLLRLDAADRYVPPATRRRRVERALERVGLSQAARKKVGRYSLGMKQRLGIASALLTHRELIILDEPTNGLDPQGTREVRHLIRSLTEEGTTVFVSSHLLAEVEQICSHAAVLSAGALVAQGSLDDLRRTGEPRARILTPDTREARAVLRGLGLKPDDATPPGQAVTAPFPAGMAPDRIVRALVEADVRVNGFTLEQPGLEDLFVALTGEGFDVVQ